The Candidatus Vicinibacter proximus sequence ACCTCAGAAATTGTTGTATCTAATTTCTTGGATACTTACCGGATTTCTCCGACAATTATTCTATTGCAGAAACCTTGCCAATTTTTTAAAAAATTTAATTTTTTTTAATATTTATCGAGAATTAATTTAAATCATATTGTAAATTCTTGAATTACAACAAATTATGAAACCTTACTAATTTATATTAATTTGCATTGCATGTCTATCTCGGTTTAAAAATCTTATCCAGACTCTATATTACATATATAAACTAAATGGTTAGAGAACAATTGCGCCTCAACTGTTCCGTTATGCTTACATCTCTGCTTATGAAATGCATAAAAACTGCCACCAGGTCTCGAATGATCTTGATACAAAGCCTGCTGGTTTTTATATTCTTAGCCATAATTAATCCCCTTTTAATTGCTCAGTCCAATGAAGGAACGGAATTTTGGTTCAGCTTTCTGGAACACAGAGACAGGGGAAATGCCAGGTTGTGCATGATTAGTTCAAAACATAATACTTCTGGAACAATAAGTATGGATGCCATTGGATGGTCAGTCAACTTTAATTTACCAGCGAATACCATCATCACCATATCTATCCCTCCCGAAGCAGAAAACTTTGGATCTGAAATTAAAGCCAGCAAAGGGGTAAACGTCATAACACAATTGCCGAGTTCGGTTTATATACACCAGTTTCATGAATTTCGCTCCGATGCAGCGCTCGTATTGCCCATAAGCTCTTTGGGTAGTGAATATTATGCCATGACCTACTCAGGATATGAAAACAATGATGACCATTATCCCTCAGAATTTGTCCTTGTTGCCACCCAGGACCAAACCATGATAGATTTGGAGTTTTCAGCCGATACCCGTGGTGGTCAAAAAAAATTCAGTACACAGCAGATAACGCTTGATAAAGGAGAAACGTATCAAGTACAAGCTGCTAAAGTAACGGATGACTTAAGCGGGACTTATTTAAGGGGAAATAAAAATTTCGCCGTGTTTAGTGGCAACAGATGGACTCAAATTCCTACAGGATGCGGAAATAGGGATAATACTTTGGAGCAAATGTATCCCATTGAAACCTGGGGTAAAGAATTTATCGCCGTTCCTTCAAAATTTGTCAACTATGATTTGTTTAGAGTTTTGGCAGCAGAGGACTTTACAGAAGTGGTGATTCACACTTATAATCCATCCTCGCAACAAACCATAACGTTGAATAAAGGACAATGGCGTGAATTCAGGTTAAGCCAAAAATCCGCTTACATTAAGAGCAATCATCCGGTAATGTTGGCTCAGTTTCTAGTAGGTGGCAATTGCAATGGATTGAATGGACTCGGTGACCCTTCTATGGTTTTGCTCAACAGCATTGAACAATACAGAGATACCGTGACCTTATTTAATTCACCTTATGAAAATATCATCAACAACTTTATAAACATCATCATACAATCTCGAGACAGCTCAAAACTGACGGTTGATGGGAAAACATTGAACCAATGGGGAGCTAATCTAACTACAGTGGGCGACTCCAATCAGTTTGCTTTCGTTCAATTAGAGGTAAAAGATGGACCACACACACTTATTTCACAAGGATGTGGTCTCATTGCGGTAGCCTATGGTTATGGTCAAGCTGAATCCTATGCCTATGGAGGTGGGGCTAATTTTTTTAAAATTAATCAAATTCCCATTCCTGATGGTTCCTGTCTCAACGACAGTCTTTTGATGAAGTCCGGACTTCCTCCTTCCAGATTTACAGTCTCCTGGGATTTAGGGGATGGAACACGTTCAAATCTTCACGAATTTAAACATCGTTTCAAGGCATTGGGAAATTATACGGTTCAGTTATTTGTCCATGATTTATGCAGAAATACATTCGATACTCTGGATAAAAAGATACTCGTAACGCTTAGACAAGGCTTAACAGCTTATCCGGATACAACAGTTTGTATTGGTTCGGAAATTACTCTTCATGCTGTTGACCGGGATGAGAGCAGCTATCTATGGACAGGCCCCAATGGGTTTAACTCAGACCTACAAGATCCAAGATTGACCATTACAGATGTTCTGCAGTCAGGAACTTATACCGTAATGAGTGATTATTATGGCTGCGCAAGCTTTCCTAAAAACCTGTCTGTTATAGTTCATGAAAATCCAAAGCCCGATTTAGGAAAAGATCTGTATTTCTGCCCAGAAAGGGAAAGTGTCATTTTGAAAACATCTTATTCTTCCGGATTGGTTTGGCAGGATGGATCAATGAATCCGGAATTTATTGCAGACAAGGCAGGTCTGTACAGCATCCAGGTCACGAACGAATATTATTGTATTGGAACAGATTCGATCCTCCTGGAAGAGCGTTGTCCCGCAGAATATTTCTTTCCGAATATTTTTTCACCAAATGGTGATGGAATAAATGATTTCTTTTTACCAAAAACTACTTATTTAAATAGTTACAAACTTCAAATCTTCAGTAGATGGGGAGAGTTACTTTTCCAATCTGAAGATCCAAACACAGGCTGGGACGGCACAGCAAATGGTCAGGTTATGGTACCTGGAGTTTATGTTTATGTTTTTTCCTACACAGGTTATGATGATCGATATCAAACCCTTCATAAAACGGTTTCCGGAGATCTTACGCTGATCCGTTAACTGAGATCGTATCATTTAAGTTCTGACTCGGAAAATCAGGAAAGATCGTTTTCATCTTTGAACAGTGCCTTAAATATGCATTTTCCGGAATTCCATTAATCTAATAATAATTTATACATATTATAGAATTATAAATATGTTTTTATCAGACATGGATAATATAAACCTGGGTGTCCAATCTAATTTTGATTCATTAATCACATAAAAATTATGATCCATGAAATCAAAATTAAATTTCACTATCCTTTTGTTGTTTGCATCAGGTTTAATTTCCTCTCTAAGATCTGCTGAAGTTATGCCGGGAATACTTATTGCCGGAATAGAAATTAAAGGTTTTCCAAATGACTCCAATCAATTAGTCAATATCTGTATGTATGAATTGAAAAAATTAAACATCTATGATGTACTTAACCAAAAAGATGTAGAGTTTTCAGCGAAAGAAAATAACATTGATCTTACCAATTGTATGAGCAAACAATGCATGACCCAAATTGGAAAAGCCCTTGGTGTAGAAAAAGTGATCGGAGGCAGCATTGAACAATTTGGTGAAAAAATATATATCTCATTTCGTTTGCTGAATGTCCCCGGAGGAAATATGGAGAAAACATATAGCCAGGAATTTATGGCCTTTCCAGATCGTATTCCGTTGATGATTGAGATTACGCTAAGAAAAATGCATGGACTGGAAGTGGATGAGGCAAATCTGAAAACACTAACTTCAATCCAAAGTCTCGAAAGCACTTTAAACAATCCAAAGATCACCCGGCTTAATTTGAGTGGTCCCCGATTTGGATTTGGATTCATTGCAGGTCCGGACGCAAAAGATTTCCGCAGACCTGAAAAAGAAGGTGGCTGGGGAAGTTCACCGATCCTCTCCCATTTTGGCTATCAGTTTGAGATTTCTTACTTGAACCAAGGTAATATTCAGGGGCTATTTGAATTTCTTCCTTTGGTCTCCGGTGTTGAATATGGCTCCTTCATACCCAGTTTTACCTTCCTTCATGGAATCCGGTCAAATAAAACAGGTTTGGAATTTACCATTGGACCTACATTCAATACAACAAGAAGAACGGAGGGAGTTTACCTTGATGAAGGATGGACCTCCGTCAAAAAACCTAAAAGGCCTTTAACTATGGAGGAACTTAGTAACTCCAGAGAATCCCTTACACAAAGCGGTATTACCAAGATTGAAGGCGGATTAGCCATTGGTTTTGGAAAATCCTTTAGAAGTGGTCACGTTAACTTCCCAGTAAATGCCTATGTAGTTCTTAGAAAAGATAGTCCAAGATTCGGACTCTCTATTGGATTCAATACAAAAAAGTAGCATAAATCACAACATGAGAACACCCTTTAGAAAGGCCCGAAAATATTTTCGGGCCTTTCTAATTTTACAAATAGCCTCTGACTTTCTTAACTTTGCAAAAATTTTGGTCCATGCGTTTTCAAATGTTTGTTTTTGCAGTGTTGTTCAGTATGGTTTCTTACGGACAATCGGCTTACGTTCATCCTACCATTTACGATAAATTAAAACAGCGGACGGAAGTTGATGTGATTGTACTTTTAAAGGAAAAGGCTGACTTTCCGCTTTACAGGGAAAATTGGTCAAAGGAAGAAAAATCCACCTATGTGTTTCAACAACTGTCAACCCTTGCGGCCAAAAGCCAAAAATCTCTTTGTGACCATTTTAATAAATTAGGTCTTGAACACCAATCTTTTTGGATAGTCAATGCCATTAGAGTTAAAATTAATCAAAGCCTTTTACAAGAGATTGCCTCAAATCCAAACGTCAAAGCCATATTTTTTGATGAGCCTTTTTCCAATAATTTAGGACAGGACCTGAGTTTTAATAAAATGCAGCAAAGGGCTCCGGAAATCACTTGGGGGTTGACCAGGATTGGGGCAGATAAGGTTTGGCAAATGGGATTTGAGGGACAAGGCGTAACACTCGCTGGAGAAGACACCGGATACAAATGGGATCTGGAAGGCATAAAAGAGAAATATAGAGGATGGAATGGAACTTCCGTGGACCATAACTACAATTGGCATGATGGCATTCACACCATCAGCGTTTTGAGCGCGGACAGCCTCAACCCTTGTGGACTAAGTCTTAAAGAACCTTGTGATGACAATGGCCATGGCACTCATACTGCCGGCACCATGGTAGGAAGTACTACGGACAATTTGTATGGGGTTGCCCCTAAAGCTAAATGGATAGGATGCAGAAATATGGAACGAGGTAATGGAGCGCCATCCACTTACATTGAATGTTTTCAATTTTTTCTTGCGCCTACGGATCTGGATGGAAAAAATCCTAAACCAGAACTTGCTCCTCATGCAATTAACAACAGTTGGTATTGCAGTCAGTCAGAAGGCTGTAATGCTTCCAATTATGTGTACATGGAGGAAGTCATCAACAATCTGAAAAAGGCCGGAATTGTGGTAGTGGTTTCTGCCGGAAATGATGGTGTAGGTTGTGGTACAATCAGCAATCCTCCTGCTATGTTCGAAAACAGTTTTACGGTAGGTTCTTTTGCATCAAATGATACCATCAGTGGTTTTAGCAGCGCAGGACCGGTCCGAATCGACAGCAGTGGCAGAATAAAGCCAAATGTTGTTGCCCCAGGCTCTTATGTTATTTCCAGAACCCTGTCCGGAGAATTACAAGGGTGGTTTGGCACAAGTATGGCCGGACCTCACGTGGCCGGATTGGTTGCATTGATCATAAGTGCGCATCCGGCTCTGGCAGGACAAGTTGAAAAAATTGAAACCATCATTGAGTTAAGTGCACGTCCGGATGATGCAATCATTGATTGCGAAGGATTGGTTAATTCTGCTCGCCCAAATCATGTATATGGCTATGGTAAAATTCAGGCAGATGCTGCTGTCAAAATGGCACTTCTTTTAAAAATCGAAGAAGAGCAAAGAATGCTAACCGGTTTTACTATAAGCCCTAACCCGGCATCAGATTTGATTAAATTAGAGTTCATGGATGACGAATATCGCACCATTCAGGTTTATGACTTGCTTGGCCACCTGTTAATCGAAAAAATAATCACCCAGAAAATCAGTCTTGTTTCCATATCAGATCTACCTAAAGGAATTTGTGTATTTAAAGTAAAAGAAAGCGGACTTTCCCGATTGTTTTTGAAAATCTGATGATTAAATGGCCATCCAACTACATAACAAGGTCAATAGAGAAATCCTGATAAAAAAAATGAAGGAAAGTAGTGTCCAGAGAACTACAATTTCTTTTTATAACTACGTAAAAATTGCGAATCCAGAACTATTCAGAGATCACTTGTATTTGATTTTTGATAAATTAAATGTACTGGGAAGAATCTATATTGCGCATGAAGGTATCAACGCACAGATTTCTGTACCCAATGAATTTCTGGATCAATTTAAATCTGAAATATCAGAAATCACTTTTCTGAAAGACATCCGCTTGAATTATGCAATCGATGATGATGGAAAAAGTTTTTTCAAGCTTAAAATAAAAGTTCGTCCTAAAATCGTTGCCGATGGTTTAGATGATACTCGTTTTGATGTGACAGATTCTGGAATACATTTGGATGCAGAAGAATTTAATAAATTAACCGATAAAGAAGATGTGATAGTGGTAGATATGCGAAATCACTATGAAAGTGAGGTCGGCAAATTTGAAAACGCAATTACCCCGGATGTAGTGACTTTTAGAGAATCTTTGCCCATTGTTGCAGATTTATTGGCAGAAAAAAAAGACCATCCTGTGATCATGTATTGTACAGGAGGGATCCGTTGTGAAAAAGCTTCCGCATATATGAAGTACAGGGGATTCAAAGATGTTTACCAACTGAATGGAGGTATCATTGAGTATGCCCGACAGGTTAAAGAAAAAGGACTTAAAAATAAATTCATCGGCAAGAACTTTGTTTTCGATGAAAGGTTAGGGGAAAGAATATCCGAACAGGTGATCAGTAAATGTCACCAATGCGGAGCAATCTGTGACAGTCACACAAATTGTCTTAACGATCAATGCCACATACTCTTTATCCAATGCCCAACCTGCTCGGAAAAGTATCATCAATGTTGCAGTCAGCGATGTGCCGATTTTCTTTTACTTCCGGAAGAATTAAAAAATGAACTGGCCGGAAAATTAGAGTTTAATGGCTCTGCCTTTTCCAAAGGTCGCTACAAAGCCTTGGGAAAAGATGAACACCTCGATTTAACATAATCTGTTTAGATTTTCTCCATACTTCTTTTTACAAAATCAGTCAGGGCTGCTCCTTTGAGCATTTGCTGTTCCAGGAGAGCCAGTTCCAATAAATAGGTAGCAAGTGCCTGTCTGGAAGAATCCTCCGTAATAGTGACCAGTTTTTGAGCAATGACAGGATGATTTGAATTGATGATTACGGTATGGGAATCTTTAAACATGTCATCCTGCTCACCACGAGCAATATGCATCATATGTTGCATCTCAGACATTCGTCTCAAGAATTCAGGACGAACAATCTGAATAGGTGGGTCATTGGGAGAAAGTGCTTTTACTTCAGTACTTGAAGCTGAATTAACAGACAATTGTTTGAATAATTCTGTTACAGATTTTTGCTGATCTTCATTTAATACAGACTCTGGTTTTTCATCAAGATCTATGAGTCTATCAACCGTGTCTGAATCGATACGTTTGAAACTCATCTCTGCCTTGTATTCCAAATGCTGAATAAAATGATTGTCGATAACCTGATCCATCAATAAGACATCGTATCCTCTATTTTTACATTGTTGTATAATACCGTGATGCAATAACGGATCATGAGTATACAAAACATTCAATCGTTTGTTTTTATCTGTCTGTACGTCCTTAACTCTTTCCTTATATTCTTCTATGGTTTCATAAACCTTATCCACATTTTTGAATAGTGAAAAAGCCATTGCCTTTTCAGCAAATTTTTCATCTGAAATTAATCCGTATTTGATAAAGGTCCCAATGTCATCCCATTTCTTTTCAAAATCAGCACGATCTTTTTTAAACAGATCCTGTAGTTTTTCTGCTACTTTCTTGGTTATGTAACCTGTTATTTTACGGACATTGGCATCAGACTGTAAATAGGATCTGGAAACATTGAGCGGGATATCCGGTGAATCAATTACCCCATGCAATAACATCAAAAATTCAGGTACTATTTCTTTTACATCATCCGTCACAAAAACCTGATTGGAATACAGGTGGATTTTGTTTTTTTGAATCTCAAATTGATTTTTGATTTTTGGAAAATAAAGTATTCCGGTAAGATTAAAAGGATAATCAATGTTTAAATGAATCCAAAATAAAGGCTCTGTGGAAAATGGATACAACTCCTGATAGAAGGCTTTGTATTCTTCTTCTGTAATGTCATTCGGAGATTTTTTCCAAAGTGGATTGGTGTTGTTGATGATGTTCGGAACTTCTATTTCCTTCTCTTCTTCTCCTTCTTTAATGGTTTCTTTTTTTGTACCCAGTTGGATTGGAACAGGTAAAAATTTGCAGAATTTATCCAATAAGGTTTGCAATTTGAATTCCTCGAGATATTCCTGTGCATCCGCACTTAGATGAAGTACTATATCCGTCCCACGATCAGCTTTTTCATCCGTCTGAATGGTATACTCGGTCTCACCATTACAAGTCCATCTTACCGGCACAGAATCTGTTTTGTAAGATTTCGTGATCACTTCTACTTTCTCGGCCACCATAAAAGCAGAATAGAATCCAAGACCAAAGTGTCCGATAATATTTAACTCATCTTTGTATTTGTCTAAAAATTCCTGAGCAGAAGAAAAGGCGACTTGGTTAAGGTATTTATTTACTTCTTCCTCGTCCATACCAATGCCACGATCACGAATGGTCAGTGTTTTACTATCCTTGTCCGGAATGATTTCAATATTCAGATTTCCAAGCTCTCCTTTCATTTCTCCCCTATTGGAGAGCGCTTTTAATTTACTGGTTGCGTCAATAGCATTGGAAATTAATTCACGTAAAAATATCTCTTGTTCAGAGTAAAGGAATTTTTTGATAATTGGAAAAATGTTTTCCGTTTGTACAGATATCTTACCGCTTTGCATAGTCTTTTAAATTTGGTTTTGTATTGTCAAAGCCTGTGCCAGTCAGTTAAAAACTGACAAAATGACAATTGTAAAAAAGAAAAATCCCAGTCATTTGACCGGGATTTTATTTATCAAGGATTGATTTTTAATCTTTAATCCAACGCTTGGTTGTTTTGAGTCCGCCGGATTGGATTCTGACCAGGTAAATGCCTTTTTTATAATGATCCACACCCAATTCCAAATTGGTATTGTATGGATTAAGACTACCTTTTTCAATAAGTTGACCCATGAGATTAAGCACATAGTACTCTCCTTTAACCGGCTTCTCTAATTGAAGAATCAAATTAGACTTTACCGGATTGGCCAGAACATGAAAGTCTGGTCCGCCTGAAGGATTGGTGGTTGAGCTGGTAATGTCAAACTTGTTCCCGGAATTTAACACCTCCTTGGTATTGATGTCCTGAACCCAAACCAATACATAGACTTCATTCTCAACCCAAGAAGGGTCAATGGTTAATGAATAACTTAAATTTTGACTTCCACCATTGTCGGAAAGGGAAATAGGGTCGCCATCAGCCTGGCTGATAAATTTTCGAAATACATTATGGTGTACTTTTTCTCCATTTGGAGAAGCTAAGTTTATTTTTCGCTCTACTGCCGCTGCGTATACCCTAAATGTCCCTGATGGCTTATTTCCAACAGTCTTTATTTCTACACTGATGTTCCTTAAGCTGGAACCGGTTTCTTTCACCACCACTTGCACGGGGGAGGTCTTGTTTAACTCAGCGTCCAATACAGCAGCATTAACGGATGATAGAGATTTTTTGGAAGTACCATGAATAACCAGTGTGGGTGTGCTGTTTATTGCATAATAATTTGCTCTTAGCGAATTCTCTGTTTTGTTGGCCTGGTATAAAGTACAAGCTGTGTATGGAAATGAAGGATGCACCGTCATGTGGTGATAATTTCCTTCATACTTTGTGAGAAGGCTATAAAAACTAGGATTTCTAGCACCACAGATGCCACAATATGTATTTGTAAAGTGCTCCATAAAAATATAACGCTTTGCTTGCGCGTTGATATCAGAAGCTATTTGGATGATCAATAAAGAGAGGAGTAGAATTCTTTTCATAAGCATGTATTGCAATATCAGTTACAAAAATAATTAAACATCGCCATATTGCATAATGTTCAACATATTAATTATTTTTGTAATATTATCTTGACTTGCATAGATTGCGGGAATTTTATTGGGGTTCTGTTTTCCAACGGTTTACATTGATCGGCATATTTGTCTGTATCAGTAGGGTTTGTTATGCCCAGGAGACCTTGCGGCAAGATTATTACCTAGCCACTAAAGATAGTTTAAGGCTTTCGGACAGTCTTAACTTTTACTTTCCCGAATCCTTCTGTTATTCCAAAGATCGTTCAGTAAGTTTTGGCTATGAAAAGTTAAAAATTTCAGGGTCTACCATATACTTTGGCCCTGAACTGATTAAGCAATACGACTCTCTATGGCTTAGCCTGCGTGTCTTTCCAATTGTATTCAACAAATATAAATTTATTCTGGACTCTTCCCTCCACCAAAATGCTGCTATTCCGGATTATGCCCTGGAAGGTTACCGTCCAAAGAAAAATACAGACTGGTGGGATTCCAAAGGCATCGAATATTCAGGTAACTATACCCGTGGATTGAGTTTAGGTAGCAACCAATCCTTAATTTTGAATTCTGCACTTAACCTTCAGCTGAGTGGCGATCTTGGAGATGGAATTACCTTGACAGGTGCCATCTCGGACAATCAGATTCCCATCCAGCCCGATGGAAATACCCGGCAAATACAGGAATTCGACCGGTTGTTTCTAAAATTGAGCAAAGGGAAAAACAGTCTCACTGCCGGAGATTTTGAACTGACCAGGCCGATCGGTTATTTCCAAAATTATTACAAAAAATCTCAGGGTGGATTAATCGATTACTATCATAATCTAGGCAAATGGAAGTTAAATCATAAATTATCCCTTGGAATTTCAAGAGGTAAATTCAACCGGCAAAATATCCTCATTGTTAACGGCAATCAAGGACCATACAGACTTAAGGGCCGTGATGGAGAAAGCTTTATCATTCTATTGGCTGGAACAGAAAAAGTATTTATTGATGGAATTCAGCTGACCAGAGGGGAGGATGCGGATTATGTAATGGATTACAATCTTGCGGAAATTCGTTTTACACCAAAGCGCCTGGTAACGGACCAAATGAGGGTCTTTGTAGAATTCGAATATGCTGATCAGTATTATCTACGGACCATAAACACCTACAATGCTCAGGCATCTAAGGGAAAATGGTTTACTTACCTAAATTTTTACCAGGAGAAAGACAGTAAAAGACCCGCCGTATCTTCCGACCAGGATTCTACAGATCGGGTAATTTTATTTGCCAGTGGTGATCAAAGTGAATTGGCTGTAAGGTCAAGCATAAGTAAAAGTGGAAATCAATTTAATCCAAACAGAATATATTATTCCTTAAAAGATACCAGTGTTCTGATCCAGGGTCAGCTTCGTTTGTTCAGTATACTGGAATATAATGACATGCCGGACAGCAATTCCTTGCAGGCCTCTTTTGCTGAAATAGGACCCGGGAAAGGCACTTATCAACTTAAACGTTCTAATGCAAATGGCAGAGTATATGAATGGGTAGGATACCATCCATTAACTGGTGTTTTATTGGGTTCTTATACCCCTGCAATTCCGCTTATCGCTCCACGAAGTCACAGCATGCTGATGACAGGTGTCCACTATAACTCATTAGAAAAGGATAAAGCCGGTTTTAATTTGGAGACGGGAATTTCACTATTGGACAAAAACAGGATTTCATCCAAAGATGATGGTGACAATATTGGTTTCGCCTCACGAATTGATCTTCGTAGCCAGAAATATTCCAAAAAGTGGTTTGGCATTCAAATGATGGGTAATCATGAGTTTAACGATTACAGGTTTGTTGCTTTAAATCCCTACCGAAATCAGGAATTCAGCAGAGATTGGAACATTCAATCTCAAACCGGTTCCAGAGATCAAATCTATACCGGACGCGCGAACATGATTTTTGGAAAGCATTTGAATTCCTTTGCAGAATACAAGGCTTTCGATCGTTCCATAGGCTTTAAAGGAAGCAAACAGGAAGTGGGTATTCAATGGAATGATGGCCTGCAGTCATTTCAATTAAAACTGGATTTCCTACAAACAAAAGCTGAATTGGAAAAAACTAACTATAACCGTCCCGGTTTTAAATTCTCCAGGCAATTTGGAAAAAAAATTAGTGTACAAACTTATTTTGAGCAGGAAGTAAATTCAAGGAGATCAACCCAACAAGACAGTCTTTTTCTCTCGAGTTTTTACTTTAATGTTTACGGAGCAAATTTTAAATATGAGAGCAGTTCAGCCTGGATTCAGAAACTGGATTTTCGTCGTAGAACGGACCAAATTTCAGAAGGAAAAAACTTTCAAAAATTCAGTATTTCTGATGAACTCACTTTTAGTTCGAGCATTCCAAAATCTAAAACAGGACAATGGGATGGACAACTGAGTGTTAGAAACATCAGTTATTCAAATCCAACTTTGAATGATTCGCTTGGACAATATTATTTTCTTGGTCAAATGGATCATTCTCTATCGCTTCAAAAAAACTCAATTCGCATCAAGAATGTCTATTCCATTCAATCCGGGGCTGAGCCAAGAGTAGAGTTTATTTTTGAAGAGCGCAGACCTGGGGATGGTGATTACATTTTTATGGATTTCAATGGAGATGGTATTCGCCAAATTCAGGAATACGTATTTGCACCTGAAGTGGACACCGCTAGATTTGTCCGAATTCAATTGTTTAATTCTGAGTACATTCAGACATTCCAATCTTTGTTGAATCAGGTTGTTCAGGTGGATTTTAACCGCTTGCTGCCTTCGCTTCATCCAAAGAATTTTTTGCGCAAATTATACTTTGAGTCTATCCTTAGATTTAATTCGAAACTAAGCCCAGAAACTGAATGGTATCAACAAATTAATCCCTTTGTTTTAAATCAATTGGGAGAAAAGTCATTAGCTTTTCAGAAATTTTCCCAACAACATTTGTATGTCAACAGAGCAAATCCACGATATGAAATTCAACACTCCATACTTAGCAGCAGTAATCGTCAACTGCTTACTTCAGGTGTGGACGAAAGAACCATTCTTGAATTTCAATCAAAATCACGACTGACTACATTTTCAAAAATGGATTGGATATTTACCTACAACTTTAGAAACGAAAAGAAATTTACCGAATCATATGCGTTACAAAACTATCTGATTGAGTCTTCCAAATTTGAAGGTAATCTGGTGTATCGAATCCATCAAAACCACAGAATAAACGGATCCTTTTTATACCGAAATTACAAAGAGCTGGAGACCAGTTTTGAAAAAGCCGGTATTAAACAATTTCAAATTGGTGGTCAAAGTACCATTCGAAAAAAAATCTCCTTGCGTTCTGAAGTCAAATGGATCATTATCGATTATAGAGGTAATTCAGGTACTGCAGTAGAATACATCATGCTGGATGGATTTAAAGATGGAAACAATTTAAGCATGGAATATTATCTGGATATTAAGTTTTCAGATGTCATCACAGCGCAATTTAGTTACTTCGTTAGAAAATCTGCCGAGTCTACGCCTATCCAAACAGGACGGGCTTCGATCAGGGCTAATTTCTAAATGAATCTAAGGATCAAC is a genomic window containing:
- a CDS encoding Omp28-related outer membrane protein, with product MKRILLLSLLIIQIASDINAQAKRYIFMEHFTNTYCGICGARNPSFYSLLTKYEGNYHHMTVHPSFPYTACTLYQANKTENSLRANYYAINSTPTLVIHGTSKKSLSSVNAAVLDAELNKTSPVQVVVKETGSSLRNISVEIKTVGNKPSGTFRVYAAAVERKINLASPNGEKVHHNVFRKFISQADGDPISLSDNGGSQNLSYSLTIDPSWVENEVYVLVWVQDINTKEVLNSGNKFDITSSTTNPSGGPDFHVLANPVKSNLILQLEKPVKGEYYVLNLMGQLIEKGSLNPYNTNLELGVDHYKKGIYLVRIQSGGLKTTKRWIKD